One window from the genome of Cervus elaphus chromosome 8, mCerEla1.1, whole genome shotgun sequence encodes:
- the CMKLR2 gene encoding G-protein coupled receptor 1 isoform X2 — protein MEDLEETLFEDFENYSYALEYYSPETDSEEKAQLGAIHWVSLVLCCLAFVLGIPGNATVIWFTGFKWKKTVTTLWFLNLAIADFIFLLFLPLYISYVAMNFHWPFGIWLCKANSFIAQLNMFASVFFLMVISLDRYIYLIHPVLSHRYRTLRNSLIVITVVWLLASLVGGPALYFRDTLELNNHTLCYNNFHEHDVDLRLMRHHVLTWVKVIVGYLLPLLTMSICYLCLIFKVKKRSILISSKHFWTILAVVMAFLICWTPYHLFSIWELTIHHNSYFYQMLQAGIPLSTGLAFLNSCLNPILYVLISKKFQARFRASVAEILKYTLWEVSCSGTLSEQLRNSETKNLSLLETAQ, from the coding sequence ATGGAAGATCTAGAGGAGACACTATTTGAAGACTTTGAGAACTACTCCTACGCCCTGGAGTATTACTCCCCAGAGACCGATTCAGAGGAGAAAGCACAGCTGGGAGCCATTCACTGGGTCTCCTTGGTGCTGTGTTGTTTGGCATTTGTCCTGGGCATCCCAGGAAATGCCACCGTCATTTGGTTCACGGGATTCAAGTGGAAGAAGACAGTCACCACTCTCTGGTTCCTCAATCTAGCCATCGcggatttcatttttcttctcttcctgcctctgtaCATCTCCTATGTGGCCATGAATTTTCACTGGCCCTTCGGCATCTGGCTGTGCAAGGCCAATTCCTTCATTGCCCAGTTGAACATGTTTGCCAGTGTCTTCTTCCTGATGGTGATAAGCCTGGACCGCTATATCTACTTGATCCACCCTGTCTTATCTCACCGGTACCGAACCCTCAGGAACTCTCTGATTGTTATTACAGTTGTTTGGCTTTTGGCTTCACTAGTTGGTGGGCCAGCTCTGTACTTCCGGGACACTCTGGAGTTGAATAACCACACTCTTTGCTATAATAACTTCCACGAGCATGATGTGGACCTCAGGTTGATGAGGCATCATGTTCTGACCTGGGTGAAAGTTATTGTTGGGTACCTCCTCCCTCTGCTAACAATGAGCATTTGCTACTTGTGCCTCATCTTCAAGGTGAAGAAGCGAAGCATCCTGATCTCCAGTAAGCACTTCTGGACCATCCTGGCTGTGGTCATGGCCTTTCTGATTTGCTGGACTCCTTATCACCTGTTTAGCATTTGGGAACTCACGATTCACCACAATAGCTATTTCTACCAAATGCTACAGGCTGGCATCCCCCTCTCCACCGGCCTGGCGTTCCTCAATAGTTGCTTGAACCCCATCCTTTACGTCCTGATTAGTAAGAAGTTTCAAGCGCGCTTCCGGGCCTCAGTGGCTGAGATACTAAAATACACGCTGTGGGAGGTGAGCTGTTCAGGCACCCTGAGTGAACAGCTCAGGAACTCTGAAACcaagaacctgagtctcctggaaACAGCCCAGTGA
- the LOC122698763 gene encoding ATPase inhibitor, mitochondrial-like — protein sequence MAATALAARTRQAVWSVWAMQGRGFGSEQGDNVRSSAGAIRDAGGAFGKREQAEEERYFRARAKEQLATLKKHHENEISHHAKETERLQKEIERHKQSIKKLKQSEDDD from the coding sequence ATGGCAGCCACGGCGTTGGCCGCGCGTACCCGGCAGGCCGTCTGGAGCGTCTGGGCAATGCAAGGCCGAGGCTTTGGCTCGGAACAGGGAGATAATGTTAGGTCCAGTGCAGGAGCGATCCGGGACGCCGGTGGGGCCTTCGGAAAAAGAGAGCAGGCCGAAGAGGAACGATACTTCCGAGCTCGTGCTAAAGAACAGCTGGCCACCTTGAAGAAACACCATGAAAATGAGATCTCTCATCATGCAAAGGAGACAGAGCGCCTGCAGAAAGAAATTGAGCGGCATAAGCAGTCGATCAAGAAACTAAAACAGAGTGAGGATGATGACTAA
- the CMKLR2 gene encoding G-protein coupled receptor 1 isoform X1 — MICSFCKIMEDLEETLFEDFENYSYALEYYSPETDSEEKAQLGAIHWVSLVLCCLAFVLGIPGNATVIWFTGFKWKKTVTTLWFLNLAIADFIFLLFLPLYISYVAMNFHWPFGIWLCKANSFIAQLNMFASVFFLMVISLDRYIYLIHPVLSHRYRTLRNSLIVITVVWLLASLVGGPALYFRDTLELNNHTLCYNNFHEHDVDLRLMRHHVLTWVKVIVGYLLPLLTMSICYLCLIFKVKKRSILISSKHFWTILAVVMAFLICWTPYHLFSIWELTIHHNSYFYQMLQAGIPLSTGLAFLNSCLNPILYVLISKKFQARFRASVAEILKYTLWEVSCSGTLSEQLRNSETKNLSLLETAQ, encoded by the coding sequence ATTTGTTCATTCTGCAAGATCATGGAAGATCTAGAGGAGACACTATTTGAAGACTTTGAGAACTACTCCTACGCCCTGGAGTATTACTCCCCAGAGACCGATTCAGAGGAGAAAGCACAGCTGGGAGCCATTCACTGGGTCTCCTTGGTGCTGTGTTGTTTGGCATTTGTCCTGGGCATCCCAGGAAATGCCACCGTCATTTGGTTCACGGGATTCAAGTGGAAGAAGACAGTCACCACTCTCTGGTTCCTCAATCTAGCCATCGcggatttcatttttcttctcttcctgcctctgtaCATCTCCTATGTGGCCATGAATTTTCACTGGCCCTTCGGCATCTGGCTGTGCAAGGCCAATTCCTTCATTGCCCAGTTGAACATGTTTGCCAGTGTCTTCTTCCTGATGGTGATAAGCCTGGACCGCTATATCTACTTGATCCACCCTGTCTTATCTCACCGGTACCGAACCCTCAGGAACTCTCTGATTGTTATTACAGTTGTTTGGCTTTTGGCTTCACTAGTTGGTGGGCCAGCTCTGTACTTCCGGGACACTCTGGAGTTGAATAACCACACTCTTTGCTATAATAACTTCCACGAGCATGATGTGGACCTCAGGTTGATGAGGCATCATGTTCTGACCTGGGTGAAAGTTATTGTTGGGTACCTCCTCCCTCTGCTAACAATGAGCATTTGCTACTTGTGCCTCATCTTCAAGGTGAAGAAGCGAAGCATCCTGATCTCCAGTAAGCACTTCTGGACCATCCTGGCTGTGGTCATGGCCTTTCTGATTTGCTGGACTCCTTATCACCTGTTTAGCATTTGGGAACTCACGATTCACCACAATAGCTATTTCTACCAAATGCTACAGGCTGGCATCCCCCTCTCCACCGGCCTGGCGTTCCTCAATAGTTGCTTGAACCCCATCCTTTACGTCCTGATTAGTAAGAAGTTTCAAGCGCGCTTCCGGGCCTCAGTGGCTGAGATACTAAAATACACGCTGTGGGAGGTGAGCTGTTCAGGCACCCTGAGTGAACAGCTCAGGAACTCTGAAACcaagaacctgagtctcctggaaACAGCCCAGTGA
- the EEF1B2 gene encoding elongation factor 1-beta — protein MGFGDLKSPAGLQVLNDYLADKSYIEGYVPSQADVAVFEAVSGPPPADLCHALRWYNHIKSYEKEKASLPGVKKALGKYGPANVEDTTESGATDSKDDDDIDLFGSDDEEESEEAKRLREERLAQYESKKAKKPALIAKSSILLDVKPWDDETDMAKLEECVRSIQADGLVWGSSKLVPVGYGIKKLQIQCVVEDDKVGTDMLEEQITAFDEYVQSMDVAAFNKI, from the exons ATGGGTTTTGGAGACTTGAAAAGCCCCGCTGGCCTCCAGGTGCTCAACGACTACTTGGCGGACAAGAGTTACATAGAGGG GTATGTGCCATCACAAGCAGATGTGGCAGTATTTGAAGCCGTCTCCGGCCCACCACCTGCCGACTTGTGTCATGCCCTCCGTTGGTATAATCACATCAAATCTTATGAGAAGGAAAAGGCcag cctGCCAGGAGTGAAGAAAGCTTTGGGCAAGTATGGCCCTGCTAATGTGGAAGACACCACAGAAAGTGGAGCTACAGATAGTAAAGATGATGATGACATTGATCTCTTTGGATCTGATGATGAGGAG GAAAGTGAAGAAGCCAAGAGGCTAAGAGAAGAACGCCTTGCCCAGTATGAGTCAAAGAAAGCCAAAA aacCAGCGCTTATCGCCAAGTCTTCCATCTTATTAGACGTGAAACCTTGGGATGATGAGACCGATATGGCAAAACTAGAGGAGTGTGTCAGAAGCATTCAAGCAGACGGCTTGGTCTGGGGCTCTT CTAAACTAGTTCCAGTTGGGTATGGCATTAAAAAACTTCAAATACAGTGTGTAGTTGAAGACGACAAAGTTGGGACAGACATGCTGGAGGAGCAGATCACTGCTTTCGATGAGTATGTACAGTCTATGGATGTGGCTGCGTTCAACAAGATCTAA